In the genome of Notamacropus eugenii isolate mMacEug1 chromosome 5, mMacEug1.pri_v2, whole genome shotgun sequence, one region contains:
- the FAM181B gene encoding protein FAM181B, translating to MAVQAAILSPHHFIPFCFPGSPGALGMDFGDLEKGCCYEEDEAGGTGVALLGEAAAAEGAGGGGGGGDFREATRDLLSFIDSASSNIKLALDKPVKSKRKVNHRKYLQKQIKRCTGMMTSSSASSSGPAPPVSPSPGSVAAVPAGAPEAPTKRLPAASPAAPGAQGKAPPRREGSQAAASLQSKSLAALFDSLHQVRGNGGEKVGAGTLTTAAGGGGGGGGMGAEGGGPATAVAGAGGAKKVPLRNRNLPPSFFTEPSRAGGCGPSGVGVTLRELEKGNEAVEFFELLSPDYCAGGEVGGLLPSEPLDLFPAAVRAPQELEPILYDPHPTVVAGLLYSEPWSTPCPPAKKPAPASNRGGGSLTLNETLRPLYPGTSDSAASTLGSPGGEDTAGHLTPFAQFFPDCALPTPPPSHQMPYDYGVGYSRVAYSGL from the coding sequence ATGGCTGTACAGGCGGCTATACTTAGTCCCCATCACTTCATCCCTTTTTGCTTCCCTGGGTCTCCCGGGGCGCTAGGGATGGACTTTGGGGACCTGGAGAAGGGCTGCTGCTACGAGGAGGACGAGGCCGGGGGGACTGGGGTGGCCCTGCTTGGTGAAGCTGCGGCCGCCGAGGGAGCCGGCGGAGGGGGAGGCGGCGGGGACTTCAGGGAGGCTACGCGGGACCTGCTGAGCTTCATTGACTCGGCGTCCAGCAACATCAAGCTGGCTCTGGACAAGCCCGTCAAGTCCAAGCGGAAGGTGAATCACCGCAAATATCTCCAGAAGCAGATCAAGCGCTGCACTGGCATGATGACCTCCTCTTCGGCCTCCTCCTCGGGCCCTGCACCTCCCGTCTCTCCGTCCCCTGGCTCCGTAGCTGCTGTCCCGGCTGGGGCTCCCGAGGCGCCCACGAAGCGACTGCCTGCTGCTTCCCCCGCAGCCCCAGGTGCTCAGGGCAAGGCGCCCCCGAGGCGGGAGGGCTCCCAAGCGGCCGCCAGTCTGCAGAGCAAGAGCCTCGCTGCCCTCTTCGACTCTTTGCACCAGGTTCGAGGCAACGGTGGTGAGAAAGTAGGAGCCGGAACCCTAACCACGGCggcaggaggaggaggtggagggggcGGCATGGGAGCCGAAGGAGGCGGTCCAGCTACGGCAGTGGCTGGGGCCGGTGGGGCCAAGAAAGTCCCGCTGCGGAATCGCAATCTGCCCCCGTCTTTCTTTACTGAACCTTCTAGGGCAGGTGGCTGCGGCCCGTCGGGGGTCGGTGTGACCCTCCGCGAGCTGGAGAAAGGCAACGAGGCGGTAGAGTTTTTCGAGTTATTGAGTCCCGATTACTGTGCGGGTGGAGAGGTTGGGGGATTACTGCCCTCCGAGCCTCTCGACTTGTTCCCAGCTGCCGTGCGGGCCCCCCAGGAGCTGGAACCCATCCTGTACGATCCGCACCCCACTGTGGTCGCAGGCTTGCTATACTCAGAGCCTTGGAGCACCCCGTGCCCCCCAGCCAAGAAGCCTGCCCCTGCTTCCAACCGCGGGGGCGGCAGCTTGACCTTGAACGAAACTTTGCGTCCCTTGTACCCTGGCACCTCAGACTCGGCTGCTTCCACTCTGGGTTCCCCTGGGGGAGAGGACACCGCGGGCCACCTGACGCCTTTCGCCCAGTTCTTCCCAGACTGTGCCCTGCCCACCCCACCTCCTTCCCACCAGATGCCTTACGATTACGGGGTGGGGTACAGCCGGGTAGCTTATTCTGGACTTTAG